GGCCTGAGTCAAAACCGGCTCGACACAGGACGCCAGTTGAGAACCAATTCGCAAAATCACGGCATCGTCAGCATTGATCGCCTCACGAGCAGCCCGGATGACCTGTGGCGACTGCATCAAAAACTGGAGCGGTCCGTGATAGTCCGGAATTGGTGCAAAACTGACATTCTTGCCATCGGCGCGCTTCCAATCTGCGGGAACTGACGCGACCGGCCTGACACGAGCAATCACCTGCACGGTGTCAAAAGCTTCGAGGTAGCGTTCCCAAAAAGGATAGGAAAATGAACCGGGCGTCCACACCGAGCCATCGGTAAGTTGTTGGAATCGGAATTCAAGGGTTACGCTAACTCTCATGACAACCTCTTTGTTTCGTTTGGATTAGACGGTTTGGATTCTTTTGATTGTGCCGGGATGACAACCTGTTCGACTTCGGCCTTTCGTTGAACCGTCCAGGCACAAATCCAATACACCACCCACACCGTGACCAAACCAGCAATCAATTGGAAGGGCACGGCCACAAAGCTGTTGCGAATTTGAATCAACACAGGAAGAAATGTAACGCCTAACAGGGCCCGATTTAACGGTGAGTCTGAAAATCCGGAGATCCACCCAATCAGCCAGCCGGTCACCATCATCGCGATAACAACCCCCAGCGGACCAAAATTGTAATAGGCTTCGGCAACTGGGGAAAAACCAATGGGACCAACTCGTTTCATGACCTGTACATTGAGAAGCCGGTCATCATCTTCGGCATTGACCCGACCCCATCCTGGAACGACCCACACCAGGGCCCGGTCAAAGGGTGCCCAATAACTGGCACCATTCAAAAATTCGTCTCCATTTTCAGTCCAGGTAACAACGGCTGAAACTGGCCGGAGCGAGCTTCCAAGTTCCACCAGGGCTTCGGTGGGGCTGGCGGTGAGTACAGTCTGATTGACCTGCTCGACGCCAACTTCGCGGATCACACGAAGTGCCGAAATACCGCACAACAGGCACAACCCCAATACAGCGACTTTCCACACCGATTTTTGAGAACTTGATCGCCGTGCGAGAACCCAATAGGTCACACCTGGAAAAAGAACTTCTCCACGAAGTCCCAACGGCAGGGCAATCAATGCCCAGGCAGCAAAAGCCCCAAGCCCAACCCATTTCAAATGCTTATTCGTCGTGGAAGCCAGCCACACCAGTCCAAACCCAATTCCGAAATAGAGCCAGGACAGATTGGTTTCGCTGGTGGCCAATAGAAATGATTCATAGGAACCAGTAAAAATGCTGCTTCCCCCAGCGGCCCAAACGCTGCCAAACCAGGCCACCAGACAGGTCATTAGAATGGCCACGCCAAGCAACCCCGCAAATCGGTCGGTTGACTCCAGTAAAGGAAATGCCTGCCGTTGCTGCCTACCAAATTTCATCTGACCAAGGAACGCCCCCAGCGTCGCGCCCAGCAACCCAAGCAGGGATAGATAGGCGCCCAGTTGGGTATCTGAAGTAAAAAACCATTGCTGCAACGTGTGATTTTGGGCATCCGAAAATGGAATCCCAAGCCCAAAAATGACCAGCGCCCCAAAATGAAACACGGAAAAGACAACCAGAAACACAAATGAGGCCGAAGAAACGCCGCCCTTGATCAGCCTGGCCGTGCATAGCAGACACACCCCAACACAGAGTGAAATACAAAATGAAAAATCATCGAAGCTAAGGTTCAGCCAGGTATCCTGAATGGCAAGCGCCACTCCGATCCCGAAACCCATCAGCGCCAGCGCCAGCAACGTGACTGGCATCTTTTCAGGCTGGGTGGCTGGGACAGCCGGCGCGTCAACCGTCAGCGGGAGAACTGAAAAAGACTGATATGAGTTCTGAAAAACTGGGGTTGGGTTAAGCATGGGTGATTCCTCCGCGCCAGATGGTATAAAGTTCTTGAAGACAGGCTGAAATGCTGAAATGGCTTTGCTCAAATTTCGTCATGCTTGCGACTCGACTTCTGGTGGATTGGGATTGGTAAAACAGGTCCATCACCCGGTCAGCCCACTGTGCGTCCGACTCATCAAGCGATACTTCCCACACCAGACCAATTTCAGAAGCAATTTCTTTTACTCCTGGCAAATTACTGGCCACAACTGGCGTTCCAGCCACACAGGCTTCAAGCACTGCTCCCGGTAGCCCTTCCCATCGTGAAGGAAATATCATCAGGTCGGCGGCTTTGAGCAGTCGCGGCACATCGGTTCTCACTCCGGCAAAAACAAGCCGGTCCGCAATGCCCAGCGTTTCAGCTAACTGGTTTACTTGCAACTGGATATCCGGTGTTGTCCTGCCGACAAGCACCAGTCTGGCGGCAGGAAGACGATGCAGGACCTGGTGAAAAATTGTCATCAGTCGAACATGGTT
This window of the Acidobacteriota bacterium genome carries:
- the wzy gene encoding O-antigen polysaccharide polymerase Wzy, which encodes MLNPTPVFQNSYQSFSVLPLTVDAPAVPATQPEKMPVTLLALALMGFGIGVALAIQDTWLNLSFDDFSFCISLCVGVCLLCTARLIKGGVSSASFVFLVVFSVFHFGALVIFGLGIPFSDAQNHTLQQWFFTSDTQLGAYLSLLGLLGATLGAFLGQMKFGRQQRQAFPLLESTDRFAGLLGVAILMTCLVAWFGSVWAAGGSSIFTGSYESFLLATSETNLSWLYFGIGFGLVWLASTTNKHLKWVGLGAFAAWALIALPLGLRGEVLFPGVTYWVLARRSSSQKSVWKVAVLGLCLLCGISALRVIREVGVEQVNQTVLTASPTEALVELGSSLRPVSAVVTWTENGDEFLNGASYWAPFDRALVWVVPGWGRVNAEDDDRLLNVQVMKRVGPIGFSPVAEAYYNFGPLGVVIAMMVTGWLIGWISGFSDSPLNRALLGVTFLPVLIQIRNSFVAVPFQLIAGLVTVWVVYWICAWTVQRKAEVEQVVIPAQSKESKPSNPNETKRLS